In one window of Arachis ipaensis cultivar K30076 chromosome B06, Araip1.1, whole genome shotgun sequence DNA:
- the LOC107647588 gene encoding uncharacterized protein LOC107647588 — MESTKEQHGLLHQILPPCLEDAGLEDCALPPESIHQAFLKAAVAVKSVTAIFSDDDDKTAEDYINDPWPTAAEGTSDAVIGIEPENELPGACAVEKGCEKGGDEVKVSGSSSCEVEEVVDKIVVGEGAKLWGR, encoded by the coding sequence ATGGAGTCAACCAAAGAACAACACGGGTTACTGCACCAGATCCTACCCCCGTGCCTTGAAGATGCAGGCCTCGAAGATTGTGCTCTTCCGCCTGAATCCATCCACCAAGCATTCCTTAAAGCAGCCGTTGCCGTGAAGTCCGTCACCGCGATTTTCTCCGATGATGATGACAAGACCGCCGAAGATTACATCAACGACCCGTGGCCAACCGCAGCCGAGGGAACCTCCGATGCTGTGATTGGGATCGAGCCGGAGAACGAGCTGCCCGGAGCATGTGCCGTCGAGAAAGGATGCGAAAAAGGCGGCGATGAGGTGAAGGTCTCTGGTAGTAGCAGCTGCGAAGTGGAGGAGGTTGTGGACAAAATTGTGGTTGGAGAAGGAGCTAAATTGTGGGGAAGGTGA